TGTGAGCTAGCATAGTGGTTCGTGGTCTTATACAGTCTGGTTTAACTTCTTGGTCTCTCACCAAGCATTCAATAGTACGGGGTTTTGTAAAATGCTTTTTATATTCTCTCAGTTTTTTATAGAGTCTATCTACTTGGTTTATGCACGGAGTATATGCAACGAGAAAGCCTCCTGGTTTCAGAGCTTTTACTGCATGTTCGACAACATTTTCAGGTTGAGGAAGATCCAGGATTATATGGTCAATTTCTTCTTCATCTATCCCGTCATATATATTTTTTAGCTTTATTTCCACTCTGTCAGAAAATCCGGCCCATTCTACGTTTCTCCATGCAAGGTTTGCAAAGTCTTCTCGTATTTCATAGCCTATTATTTTTCCTTGAGGCCCAATAATGTTGGCCAAGAAAAGGGTTAACGCCCCACTTCCAACCCCTGCCTCAATTATCATATCCCCAGGAGAGATTCCAGCAAATGCCACAATCTGAGCAGCATCTTTTGGATGAATTATCTGTGGGCCCCTTTTCATCTTATCAATGTAATCTACTATCCGTGGTTTCAGTACTCTAAATTGATACCCCTTGTGAGACTCTACAAATATTCCGAACTCTTTATCCACAAGTTTCTCCAAGTTTATTATACCAAGATCTGTATGAAACTCCCCTTCTTTTACGGTTATTAGATATCGTTTTCCCCTAGGATCAAGTAATACAACCTTATCACCGAGTTTGATCATTTCTACCACCAAGTTAGTCTTCGACTTTTATTCTGTATGTTCCTTTCTCTTTTTCAATTTTTAACTGCCAACTGGCAAGTTCTCTCAAAACTGCTAGTTGTTTCTCATCTAAAATGTCACTATTCACAAAATAAATTGAACTCCAATCTTCAAATGGTAGAGTGCTTCTCGTAAACAAAATTGCCCTTAATGCTTTTTCGCCTCCAAAGTAAAGATATTGAGAGATACCCACGGTTATAGAGTATTCCACTTTAGCAGAAACTGAAAAGAGATTCATTAATGCATTGTAATAGCTCCTCATAAATTCCGAGACGTCATAAGTTATGGGGATTTCTTCTACTATGGAAGCATAACTAGTCCTTCCAGGCCCTATTCGTATTGCTCGGATCTTTTTTGTGGCCTCTATCGCTTTTTTATATTCTTCTGGGGAAGCCTTTCGCAAGTAATCTCTAAAGAGGAGATCACCAATTCCAAAAAAGTCATCTATTAATACTTCTTCCTGTGGGATCTCCGGTATAAGTCCCCCCCAGAGCAATTTTGCAAGTGAATATGAAGATGGATACTCCACAATAACAAAGTCCCCTAAACTCACATTTTTTTTCAAGAACTCAAGGATTGGGCTTACCTCCATGTTCTCACCAAAGAATTTTTAATCTAATGGCTTTTAAACTTTTTAGGTGTTCAAGATGAAGAGATTTGTAATATGGACAAATGAGATAGATGCAAGGATACCACGGAAATATGGAAGAGAAGTGCCGAAGAACCTTGCAGTAAACAAACCTACTCTACTCGAGATTGTCGATGCAGCTAAAACCATCGGACTCAATGTGATAGAAATCGATGATAAAGCTTTAAATCCACGACTCTCAGCACTAGACGACACTCTCAAAGTCAAAGGAAGGATTATAGTAGAAAGCAAGCATGGTAAGTCAAAGACACTAAAACTAATAACTCAAAAGGTTAGAGAATTTAGAAAACAGCACAGAAAAAAATAAGGGTAATCACTCTGTTTCTACTACTATGGCAGTTGTAGTGTCAATTACTCCATCTATATTGTGGATATCGTGGAGTATTTTTCTGGTAAGTTCTCCCAAATCTGAGGCCTCAAGTTCAACTATTGCGTCATATGGGCCAGTTACAGCGTCAGCCTTTACAACTCCTGATATGGCTTTGATTTCTTCTATTACCCTCTCTACTTTTCCAATTTCAATTGTTAACAAAACGTATGCCCTAACCATTCACATCACCAAATTTTGTTGTCAAGTTTTCTTAAAGATGTTCTATAATTTAAGGTTTTCGCATTTATTCTTTTACATGCCTTAATCTAAAATTATTCGTTATCTAATGTAAAAATGTTGCTCAATATAAAGAACAAACAGGCTAATACTCGTTACTTTTGGAATCAGCATGTTTTCTAACGTCGAAAAGTTTATTAAACTCCTTTGATTAAGACATTAATGCTCTACTCTGTGGAGGTGTGCCAATGAAGAAGCAATTGGCGACACTATTAGTGGTAAGCGTTTTAGTTTTTGCAGTAGTTGCAAGCGGCTGTATTGGTGGTGAAACCACTACACAAACAACTTCAACCCCCACTGAGACTTCTACTGAGACCCAACCAACTGGCCCCACTTACGAAGTAATTGAAACGGATAAGAGCGTTATATTAGTTGGTCCTGAAGGAGCTCAAGTGCCTACTTCTCTTCCCAGCGGAAAGAAAATTATAAAAGTCACATATGTTGTTGATGAAGCCAACACTCCAGCAGTCCAACAATTAATGGAAGAAGGCCAAGGATTTGGTGCTATTAACCCAGCATTCTTTAGAGACACTACTGTAGATGCACTTGTAATCGCTGCAAGGAGAGAAACCAACCCAGAGATAAGAACTGAGCTCTTTAAAGCTCTTTACATCCTTGGAAACAAGTATGTACCTGAAATCATTCTCGGACAAAACAGACAACTTCGTGTTTATTGGGAATGGGTTAAGGGCAGATATTACCACCCAACATTCCCAGAGAGATATGATTTAATCTCGGAAGATCCTAATGCACCAAGTGTCCCCATTGGAATTGGAGACTACAAGAACGACGCTCAAACTTACGTTATAGGCACAATCGGATGGCCAGAGAGCTTTGATCCAGCTTGGACATATGAGACTTTTGGATGGGAAATTTGGCATGAAGTCGGTGACACTTTGGTTACCTATTGGAAAGAAGAAACTGAAAAAGTAACTCCAGATTTAGCTGTCGCATGGGCCCACAATGAAGATGGCACTGAATGGTACTTTGTTATTAGAGGAGGAGTTGTTGCCTACGATCCATGGAATGATAAGACATATCCCATTGATGCGGTTGATGTTGCCTTCACATTCTGGCGTGTCCAGAGATTAGGACACAGTGTTTCATGGATGGTCTCCAGCTTTATGGACGTTAGCAAATCCCAAGCTCTAACCGAAAAAGAGTTCGAGGACGTTTTCAAGGACAAGAAACTTATTGCTGAGTACAATGGAAAGACTGTAGAAGTTAAGTCTCTCCAAGACTTGTTGAATGTTTTCGGATACAATGGAGAGACTGCTGGTGTCTTTAAGCTTGTCTTGCCAGCTCCATACGCCGCAGTTCTTGGTATACTAGCAGATCCATTCCTTTCAGTAGTCCCAATGGAGTACCTTCTTGGTGACAAATATGAAGAGGCACTAAGCGCTTCAAACAATGGAAAGACCCCAGACGCTTGGGAGGCTTACATAGAAGAAGGTGAACAAGACCCAACCCACCAACTCATGCACAAGCAACCTGTTGGAACCGGGCCATTCTATGTAAAAGAATACAAAGAAAATGCTTACATAGTTCTCGAGCGCAACCCATATTACTGGGACAAGAGCATAAAACCAGGACATGAGAGAGTAATTTATGTTATAAACAATGATGCTGTTTCAAGAATCCAACTCTTCCAAACCGGAACAGTTGATGCTGTTGCAACACCACCAGAGAGAGTTAATGACGTTAAAGGTCTTGAATTCCAAGGATTCAAGTCAGTAGTCCAAACAGATATTCTACAACCAATATTAACATTCATAGTCTTCAACACCCAAAAAGAGCCATTTAACAATCCAAAAGTTAGAGAAGCTCTAGCCTATGCAATACCATATGATCAGATATCCGAAGTAGTCTACTCCGGATTGCTTGAGAGAAACTGGGGACCAATTCCAAAACCATGGCCTGGATTCACTGAGTATGGAATCACCAAATACACTTATGATATAAACAAAGCCCAACAACTCCTTCAAGAAGCCGGAATTAACCCAAGCGACTACAAGATTGAACTCATTTACAACGCTGGAAACAGTGCTCGTGAGAAGATCATGACATTACTACAAAACATTTGGAGCCAACTTGGATTCCAAGTCACAGTAGGAAGCTATGAGTGGCCAGTATACTTAAGCAAGACATCCAAAGGAGATTACGATGTCTATGTTGTCGGATGGGTACCAGATTACCTTGACTCAGATAACTGGGTTGGACCATTCCTATATGGTGCAACCGAATTCAGTAAGATTGAGATTTCAGTTGAATCGTGACTTTCTCCTTTTTTTAATTTATTCCATAGATAAAAACAAAAGGAGGGAGAAAAATGGCTGAACTCAAGAAATTCTTGATAAGAAGAGTTCTCACATTTATTCCTACAATAATTGGTGTCACTTTAATAGTCTTTTTAATAGCCTATGTAATTCCTGCCGACCCTGCTAAAGCATGGGCCGGTGGTGAAAAGGCCTCTCCGGAAGCTGTTGAAAGAATTAAAGAAAGATACCACCTAAACGATCCTTGGTACGAGCAGTATATATTCCTAGTAAAGGGTATAGCTACAAATACCTTGATAGATCCAAGAACTTCAAATCCTGTACTTGATGATATAAGGGATAGATTTCCGGTAACTTTTCAGTTGGCTATAATAGCTTTTATATTTACGCTCATTATTGGAATTCCGTTAGGATTAATCTCTGCTCTTAAGAGAAATAGTATTGTAGATACAATAGTTAGAATCTTTGCCCTAATTGGTGTTTCAACTCCTGTTTTCTGGCTGGGATATCTCCTGATTTTTGTGTTCTTTGTGAAATTTAGAATAACAAACTTGGCTGGAGTCCCTCCAACCCCGGCCACCCAGATAACACATGTTCCTATAATAGATGCTCTCTTAACGGGAGATTTTGTGTTGTTTAAACAACACTTAGCTAGATTCTGGCTCCCAGGATTTGTTCTTGGATTTATGGGAACTGGAGTATTAGCAAGATTTGTTAGAAACTCCTTCCTAGAGGCGATAAGTGGGGATTACATTGGGTTCCTAAAAGCAAAAGGTGTTCCAAAACTTAGAATCTACAGACATGCTTTGAAAAACGCTTTAGTTCCCATAGTCACAGTCCTTGGTCTGCAGTTTGGAGGTCTACTTGGAGGAACACCAATAACAGAAACTGTTTTTGCTCTTCCGGGTATGGGAAGCTACGCAATACAATCAATCCAGAACTTAGATTTTCCTGTCATTGTTGCAATAACCTTCATTTATGCCTTGATATACGTCACCGCTAATTTAGTTGTAGACATTCTCTATGCAGTAATAGATCCAAGAGTTAGGTATTAAGAGGTGAGAAAAATGCAGGACGAATATAAAAAGAACATATTTGACAAGATTGCTGATAAACTAGTTTATGGCCTTGGTTCGTTCATAAGCATATTCAAAAAAGACTGGAAAAAGAAAAACAAATCAAAAATGGAAGAATGGAGGTTAATGCTTTATGCTCTTAACAGATCCCCACCTGCTTTAATAGGGGTTTTCTTGGTTGTAATATTCATTCTTTTAGGTATTTTTGGACCGAGACTTGCAACATGGAGATATAATTACTTCCCCTCATTATATACCATGAATTTCACTCAAGTAATCCTTGCTCCACCAGGAAGTGAGGCTCATTTAGAATTTGCAGATACAACAATAACCTATCCACTAGGTGCTGACCACTTTGGAAGAGACTTAC
The DNA window shown above is from Thermococcus sp. EP1 and carries:
- a CDS encoding Lrp/AsnC family transcriptional regulator, with protein sequence MVRAYVLLTIEIGKVERVIEEIKAISGVVKADAVTGPYDAIVELEASDLGELTRKILHDIHNIDGVIDTTTAIVVETE
- a CDS encoding signal recognition particle protein Srp19, which gives rise to MKRFVIWTNEIDARIPRKYGREVPKNLAVNKPTLLEIVDAAKTIGLNVIEIDDKALNPRLSALDDTLKVKGRIIVESKHGKSKTLKLITQKVREFRKQHRKK
- a CDS encoding ABC transporter substrate-binding protein — encoded protein: MKKQLATLLVVSVLVFAVVASGCIGGETTTQTTSTPTETSTETQPTGPTYEVIETDKSVILVGPEGAQVPTSLPSGKKIIKVTYVVDEANTPAVQQLMEEGQGFGAINPAFFRDTTVDALVIAARRETNPEIRTELFKALYILGNKYVPEIILGQNRQLRVYWEWVKGRYYHPTFPERYDLISEDPNAPSVPIGIGDYKNDAQTYVIGTIGWPESFDPAWTYETFGWEIWHEVGDTLVTYWKEETEKVTPDLAVAWAHNEDGTEWYFVIRGGVVAYDPWNDKTYPIDAVDVAFTFWRVQRLGHSVSWMVSSFMDVSKSQALTEKEFEDVFKDKKLIAEYNGKTVEVKSLQDLLNVFGYNGETAGVFKLVLPAPYAAVLGILADPFLSVVPMEYLLGDKYEEALSASNNGKTPDAWEAYIEEGEQDPTHQLMHKQPVGTGPFYVKEYKENAYIVLERNPYYWDKSIKPGHERVIYVINNDAVSRIQLFQTGTVDAVATPPERVNDVKGLEFQGFKSVVQTDILQPILTFIVFNTQKEPFNNPKVREALAYAIPYDQISEVVYSGLLERNWGPIPKPWPGFTEYGITKYTYDINKAQQLLQEAGINPSDYKIELIYNAGNSAREKIMTLLQNIWSQLGFQVTVGSYEWPVYLSKTSKGDYDVYVVGWVPDYLDSDNWVGPFLYGATEFSKIEISVES
- a CDS encoding ABC transporter permease, producing the protein MAELKKFLIRRVLTFIPTIIGVTLIVFLIAYVIPADPAKAWAGGEKASPEAVERIKERYHLNDPWYEQYIFLVKGIATNTLIDPRTSNPVLDDIRDRFPVTFQLAIIAFIFTLIIGIPLGLISALKRNSIVDTIVRIFALIGVSTPVFWLGYLLIFVFFVKFRITNLAGVPPTPATQITHVPIIDALLTGDFVLFKQHLARFWLPGFVLGFMGTGVLARFVRNSFLEAISGDYIGFLKAKGVPKLRIYRHALKNALVPIVTVLGLQFGGLLGGTPITETVFALPGMGSYAIQSIQNLDFPVIVAITFIYALIYVTANLVVDILYAVIDPRVRY
- a CDS encoding tRNA (adenine-N1)-methyltransferase; its protein translation is MIKLGDKVVLLDPRGKRYLITVKEGEFHTDLGIINLEKLVDKEFGIFVESHKGYQFRVLKPRIVDYIDKMKRGPQIIHPKDAAQIVAFAGISPGDMIIEAGVGSGALTLFLANIIGPQGKIIGYEIREDFANLAWRNVEWAGFSDRVEIKLKNIYDGIDEEEIDHIILDLPQPENVVEHAVKALKPGGFLVAYTPCINQVDRLYKKLREYKKHFTKPRTIECLVRDQEVKPDCIRPRTTMLAHTGYITFVRKA
- a CDS encoding DUF257 family protein, whose translation is MEVSPILEFLKKNVSLGDFVIVEYPSSYSLAKLLWGGLIPEIPQEEVLIDDFFGIGDLLFRDYLRKASPEEYKKAIEATKKIRAIRIGPGRTSYASIVEEIPITYDVSEFMRSYYNALMNLFSVSAKVEYSITVGISQYLYFGGEKALRAILFTRSTLPFEDWSSIYFVNSDILDEKQLAVLRELASWQLKIEKEKGTYRIKVED